A single window of Methylocella tundrae DNA harbors:
- a CDS encoding fasciclin domain-containing protein produces MMKPHFLPLAAALVLLGGQPPIWAEDAAPEAAAPADGATSSTKNADAEFDMSVEVGGAPMYASKTIIENAATSKDHTRFVADAETSGLAGTLAESGPFTVFAPVNRAFLNLPKATADALLKPENAAALKAVVAYHVLAGKFSAADFVAAIRKGEGKATFRTLEGEDLTIVQDGRRLQIIDARGDRAIVTISDVNQKNGVIHVIDTVLLPKS; encoded by the coding sequence ATGATGAAGCCGCATTTTCTCCCGCTCGCCGCGGCTCTGGTCCTGCTCGGGGGCCAGCCGCCGATTTGGGCCGAGGACGCCGCGCCTGAAGCCGCCGCCCCGGCGGACGGCGCGACCTCCAGCACAAAAAATGCGGATGCGGAATTTGATATGTCGGTCGAGGTCGGCGGCGCGCCAATGTACGCCTCGAAGACCATTATCGAGAACGCCGCGACTTCAAAGGATCACACCCGTTTCGTCGCGGACGCCGAAACCTCGGGGCTTGCCGGAACTCTGGCGGAAAGCGGCCCTTTCACTGTTTTTGCGCCCGTCAACAGAGCTTTCCTGAACCTGCCGAAAGCGACAGCCGACGCCCTGCTGAAGCCTGAGAATGCCGCAGCTCTAAAAGCCGTCGTGGCCTATCACGTGCTGGCGGGAAAATTTTCAGCGGCGGATTTCGTCGCCGCCATCCGGAAGGGGGAGGGAAAGGCGACGTTCAGGACGCTTGAGGGCGAGGATCTCACGATTGTGCAGGATGGCCGCAGGCTTCAGATCATCGACGCAAGGGGCGACCGGGCGATTGTGACGATTTCGGACGTGAACCAGAAAAACGGCGTCATCCACGTCATTGACACGGTCCTTCTGCCGAAAAGCTGA
- a CDS encoding YebC/PmpR family DNA-binding transcriptional regulator encodes MAGHSQFKNIMHKKGKQDAIRSKLFSKLAREITVAAKLGLPDPAMNARLRAAVIAARVENMPKDNIERAIKKASGADAENYDEVRYEGYATGGVAVIVEALTDNRNRTAGEVRSYFTKVGGSLAETGAVSFMFDHVGLIEFPAKAASEEAMLEAAIEAGADDVQSNEETHQIITSLESLRDVAQALESKFGEPTKASLIWKPQTTISVDDEAGEKILRLIGLLEDNDDVQNVFANYEISDALVAKLGG; translated from the coding sequence ATGGCCGGACATAGCCAATTCAAAAATATCATGCACAAGAAGGGCAAGCAGGACGCGATCCGCTCCAAGCTCTTCTCCAAACTCGCCCGCGAAATCACCGTCGCAGCCAAGCTCGGCCTGCCGGACCCCGCCATGAACGCCCGCCTGCGCGCCGCCGTCATCGCCGCGCGCGTCGAAAACATGCCGAAGGACAACATTGAGCGCGCCATCAAGAAAGCGTCCGGCGCCGACGCCGAAAACTACGATGAAGTGCGCTATGAAGGCTATGCCACAGGCGGCGTCGCCGTCATCGTCGAGGCCCTGACCGACAACCGCAATCGCACTGCGGGCGAGGTCCGCTCTTATTTCACCAAGGTCGGCGGATCCCTCGCCGAGACCGGCGCCGTGTCCTTCATGTTCGATCATGTCGGCCTCATCGAATTTCCGGCGAAGGCCGCTTCCGAAGAGGCGATGCTTGAGGCCGCTATCGAGGCCGGCGCGGACGACGTTCAATCAAACGAGGAAACGCATCAGATCATCACCTCGCTCGAGAGTTTGCGCGACGTCGCGCAGGCTCTGGAGAGCAAGTTCGGCGAACCGACGAAAGCCAGCCTGATCTGGAAGCCGCAGACGACGATCAGCGTCGACGATGAAGCGGGCGAAAAGATTCTGCGTCTCATCGGCCTGCTCGAGGACAATGACGACGTCCAGAATGTCTTTGCCAATTATGAAATTTCCGACGCGCTGGTGGCGAAGCTCGGCGGCTGA
- a CDS encoding glutathione binding-like protein has protein sequence MIDLFYWTTPNGHKITLFLEEAGLPYAIHPVNIGKGEQFTPEFLAIAPNNRIPAIIDRDPDDGRAPVSVFESGAILLYLAEKTGKFLSRDLRARVATLEWLFWQMGGLGPMAGQNHHFNIYAPEKIPYAIERYVKETNRLYGVLNKRLAGRPFVAGDYSIADMAIYPWIVPHKNQGQDLEDFPHLKIWFETIAARPATLRAYALAATINQLPTIADEESRKILFGQTGRA, from the coding sequence ATGATCGATCTGTTTTATTGGACGACGCCGAACGGGCACAAGATCACGCTTTTTCTTGAAGAGGCCGGACTGCCCTATGCGATCCATCCGGTCAATATCGGCAAGGGAGAGCAATTCACGCCCGAATTCCTGGCGATCGCGCCGAACAACCGCATTCCCGCGATCATCGATCGTGATCCGGATGATGGGCGCGCGCCCGTGTCGGTCTTCGAATCCGGCGCGATTTTGCTCTACCTTGCCGAAAAAACAGGCAAATTCCTGAGCCGGGACCTTCGCGCAAGGGTGGCGACGCTCGAATGGCTGTTCTGGCAGATGGGCGGCCTCGGGCCGATGGCCGGGCAGAATCACCATTTCAACATTTATGCGCCGGAAAAAATTCCCTACGCGATCGAGCGTTATGTCAAGGAAACCAACCGGCTTTACGGCGTGCTGAACAAGCGCCTCGCGGGCCGGCCCTTTGTCGCCGGCGATTACTCGATCGCTGACATGGCGATCTATCCCTGGATCGTGCCGCACAAGAACCAGGGTCAGGATCTCGAGGATTTTCCTCACCTCAAAATCTGGTTCGAGACGATCGCGGCGCGGCCGGCGACCCTGCGGGCCTATGCGCTCGCCGCCACGATCAATCAGTTGCCGACCATCGCCGACGAAGAATCCCGCAAGATCCTGTTCGGGCAGACGGGTCGGGCTTGA
- the rpoH gene encoding RNA polymerase sigma factor RpoH: protein MSAALPMISSESGLARYLNEIRRFPMLEPQEEYMLAKSWREHADKDAAHKLVTSHLRLVAKIAMGYRGYGLPISEVVSEGNVGLMQAVKRFEPDKGFRLATYAMWWIRASIQEYILRSWSLVKMGTTASQKKLFFNLRKVKSQISALEEGDLKPDHVAKIAHRLGVSEQDVVDMNRRMSGDASLNAPLREEGEGEWQDWLVDDSASQENTLLDREEKDNRLGALHNALGVLNDRERRIFEARRLADDPMTLEALSDEFDISRERVRQIEVRAFEKVQSAVKAGVARIEMQTRTPQIAGPAA, encoded by the coding sequence ATGAGTGCTGCGCTGCCGATGATCTCAAGTGAGAGTGGGCTCGCTCGTTACTTGAATGAAATCAGACGGTTCCCCATGCTGGAGCCGCAGGAAGAATATATGCTGGCGAAAAGTTGGCGCGAACATGCTGACAAGGACGCCGCCCATAAGCTCGTGACGTCGCATCTGAGGCTCGTCGCCAAAATCGCGATGGGTTACCGCGGCTATGGTTTGCCGATCAGCGAAGTCGTATCCGAAGGGAACGTCGGCTTGATGCAAGCCGTCAAACGCTTCGAGCCGGATAAAGGCTTTCGTCTCGCCACATACGCAATGTGGTGGATCCGCGCGTCAATTCAAGAGTATATCCTGCGTTCGTGGTCGCTCGTGAAGATGGGCACGACCGCAAGCCAGAAGAAACTCTTCTTCAACCTGCGTAAGGTGAAGAGTCAGATTTCGGCGCTGGAAGAAGGCGACCTCAAGCCTGACCATGTGGCGAAGATCGCGCACCGGCTCGGCGTTTCCGAGCAGGACGTCGTCGATATGAACCGGCGCATGTCGGGTGACGCTTCGCTCAACGCGCCCCTGCGCGAAGAGGGCGAGGGCGAGTGGCAGGATTGGCTCGTCGACGATAGCGCCAGCCAGGAGAACACGCTTCTCGATCGTGAGGAGAAAGACAATCGCCTCGGCGCCTTGCATAACGCGCTGGGCGTGTTGAACGATCGTGAGCGCCGCATTTTCGAGGCGCGCCGGCTGGCCGACGATCCGATGACGCTGGAGGCGCTCTCCGACGAATTCGATATCTCGCGCGAGCGTGTGCGGCAGATCGAAGTGCGCGCCTTTGAAAAGGTGCAGTCCGCCGTAAAGGCCGGCGTCGCGCGTATCGAGATGCAAACGCGGACGCCGCAGATCGCCGGGCCGGCCGCGTAG
- a CDS encoding RluA family pseudouridine synthase, translating into MPTDLRDQADLGAAERGKASSRAFRVGPERGGERLDRFLATEVSACGLSLSRTRLKALIEAGCVAVDDALVTDASFCVRAGQTIGLEVPAAIDAAPVGQDIPLNVAFEDDHLLVIDKPAGLVVHPAAGHLDGTLVNALIAHCGASLSGIGGVRRPGIVHRLDKDTSGLMVVAKTDEAHQGLAKTFADHGKTLSLTREYLCLAWGTPTRASGVIDAPLGRHAVDREKIAIVPEARGRHAVTHWRALERFGADASLIACRLETGRTHQIRVHMASIGHPLLGDPVYGQGFKSKAARLSPQAQAALKALARQALHAAVLGFAHPVTGAPLHFESAPPRDMLDLQAALAAGAK; encoded by the coding sequence GTGCCGACGGATTTGAGGGATCAAGCGGATTTAGGGGCCGCGGAGAGGGGCAAGGCTTCCTCGCGCGCCTTTCGCGTCGGCCCGGAGCGCGGCGGCGAGCGGCTTGACCGGTTTCTCGCGACCGAGGTTTCCGCCTGCGGACTTTCCCTGTCGCGCACGCGGCTGAAAGCGCTGATCGAGGCCGGCTGTGTCGCGGTCGATGACGCCTTAGTGACCGACGCCAGTTTTTGTGTGCGCGCGGGGCAGACCATCGGCCTCGAGGTTCCGGCGGCGATCGACGCCGCGCCTGTGGGACAGGACATCCCGCTCAATGTGGCGTTCGAGGATGATCATTTGCTCGTCATCGACAAGCCGGCGGGGCTGGTTGTCCATCCGGCGGCGGGGCATCTCGATGGGACGCTGGTCAATGCGCTGATCGCTCACTGCGGCGCGAGCCTGTCCGGCATTGGGGGAGTGAGGCGGCCGGGCATCGTGCACAGGCTCGACAAGGATACCTCGGGCTTGATGGTCGTCGCCAAGACTGATGAGGCGCATCAGGGGCTGGCGAAGACCTTCGCCGACCACGGCAAGACTCTATCCCTGACACGCGAATATCTATGTTTGGCGTGGGGAACGCCGACGCGTGCGTCGGGCGTGATCGACGCGCCGCTTGGGCGTCACGCCGTTGACCGAGAAAAAATCGCTATTGTCCCAGAGGCGCGAGGGCGCCACGCCGTGACTCATTGGCGCGCGCTTGAACGCTTCGGCGCCGACGCCAGCCTGATCGCCTGCCGGCTCGAGACCGGCCGCACGCATCAGATCCGCGTGCATATGGCGAGCATCGGACATCCCCTTCTTGGCGATCCGGTCTACGGACAGGGCTTCAAAAGCAAAGCCGCGCGCCTTTCGCCGCAAGCGCAAGCGGCGCTGAAAGCTTTGGCGCGGCAGGCCCTGCACGCCGCCGTACTGGGTTTTGCGCACCCGGTGACGGGCGCCCCGCTTCACTTCGAAAGCGCGCCGCCGCGAGACATGCTGGATCTGCAGGCGGCTTTGGCGGCGGGCGCGAAATGA